A genome region from uncultured Fibrobacter sp. includes the following:
- a CDS encoding DUF1343 domain-containing protein: MISLALTRFEKVFPANLKGKRLGAVLHPASVLPDLRYTLDLLKEYDGKLFKLSALFGPQHGIKGHTQDNMIEWEGYTDPELGIPVYSLYGEHREPTPEMLSHVDMMLVDLQDVGARYYTFIWTLFLCMKACEKAGIPVIVVDRPNPINCVDEEGPVLDLDYTSFVGLHSIRTRHAKTIGELAVQFKEERFPKCELYVLGMEGYDKKMWYDQTGLPWILPSPNMPTLDTAIVYPGMCLFEATNVSEGRGTTRPFEIFGAPFIDAVKLCKYMNGLKLPGVYFRENYFQPTFHKGAGQICGGAQIHVLDRDKFRSFDMAVKLLQYIFNEYPNDFAWKQPPYEYEFKKLPIDILLGNGTFRKEFIESII, translated from the coding sequence ATGATTTCCCTCGCACTCACACGTTTTGAAAAAGTTTTCCCTGCAAATCTCAAAGGCAAGCGCCTCGGTGCCGTCCTTCATCCGGCATCCGTCCTCCCGGATTTGCGCTATACTCTCGACCTTCTTAAGGAATACGACGGTAAACTCTTTAAACTTTCGGCGCTTTTTGGCCCGCAACACGGCATCAAGGGGCACACCCAGGACAACATGATCGAATGGGAAGGCTACACCGACCCCGAACTGGGTATTCCCGTTTATAGCTTGTACGGCGAACACCGCGAACCGACTCCTGAAATGCTCAGCCACGTGGACATGATGCTCGTGGATTTGCAAGATGTGGGCGCACGCTATTACACGTTTATCTGGACGCTTTTCCTCTGCATGAAGGCCTGCGAGAAGGCCGGCATCCCTGTCATTGTGGTGGACCGCCCGAACCCCATCAACTGCGTAGACGAAGAAGGCCCGGTATTGGATCTCGATTACACGAGTTTTGTGGGGCTCCACAGCATCCGCACGCGCCATGCGAAAACGATTGGCGAACTTGCGGTGCAGTTCAAGGAAGAACGCTTCCCGAAGTGCGAACTCTATGTGCTCGGCATGGAAGGCTACGACAAAAAGATGTGGTACGACCAGACGGGACTCCCGTGGATTCTGCCGAGCCCGAACATGCCCACGCTCGATACCGCCATCGTTTACCCGGGCATGTGTCTGTTCGAGGCGACCAACGTGAGCGAAGGCCGTGGCACCACGCGCCCCTTCGAGATTTTCGGTGCGCCGTTCATCGATGCAGTCAAGCTCTGCAAGTACATGAACGGGCTTAAGCTCCCCGGAGTTTACTTCCGCGAGAACTACTTCCAGCCCACATTCCACAAGGGTGCTGGCCAGATTTGCGGGGGCGCGCAGATCCACGTGCTCGACCGCGACAAGTTCCGCAGTTTCGACATGGCGGTGAAGCTTTTGCAGTACATCTTCAACGAGTATCCGAACGATTTTGCCTGGAAGCAACCGCCTTACGAATATGAATTCAAGAAGTTGCCCATCGACATTTTGCTCGGCAACGGCACGTTCCGCAAGGAATTCATAGAGAGTATTATTTAA
- a CDS encoding Mur ligase family protein translates to MESYFFIGVAGVGMSAIAQYLVGKGVSISGSDRQFGEFLAGKTEKPLVMGQLEDCGVRCFAQDGSGITDGLTAVVVSTAIEDTNPDLKRAKELGIPVMHRSEMLAKISKEAKTIAVSGTSGKSTVTAMIYHILQYAGLQPSVMTGAGLVNLQKEGKIGNAVSGKGEWLVVEADESDGTLVRYEPEIGLILNVDKDHKEMSELQEIFLKFSHNILDNGKILIVNDAHPLAKKFSAGREFDFGFESYVGVQGTDFKSVGTSIQFRVRHKAELVKFIVPLPGKHNMENALAATAAALFTGVSLHTCADALATFPGVFRRHQILGTFNGVTLVDDFAHNPAKIAASIKSAQDFTDGRVIAWFQPHGFGPTRFLRNDLVEFISKTLRPKDFDDDRDNDMMFFSEIYYAGGTVTRDISAGDLADDLLLKGCEAIYIENRDECAKKMVECAQPGDTILLMGARDPSLQAFAQSVQKLLESR, encoded by the coding sequence ATGGAATCCTATTTCTTTATCGGTGTTGCGGGCGTGGGCATGAGTGCCATTGCCCAGTATCTTGTTGGCAAGGGTGTTTCTATCAGCGGGTCCGACCGTCAATTTGGCGAGTTCCTTGCCGGTAAAACGGAAAAGCCGCTCGTCATGGGCCAGCTCGAAGATTGCGGGGTCAGGTGCTTTGCGCAGGACGGTTCGGGCATAACAGATGGCCTGACCGCCGTGGTGGTGAGCACCGCCATCGAGGATACGAATCCCGACCTCAAGCGCGCCAAGGAACTTGGAATCCCGGTGATGCACCGCAGCGAAATGCTCGCGAAGATTTCGAAAGAGGCAAAAACCATCGCCGTGAGCGGCACCAGTGGCAAGTCCACCGTGACCGCGATGATTTACCATATCTTGCAGTATGCCGGCCTCCAGCCCTCCGTGATGACGGGTGCTGGCCTCGTGAACCTGCAAAAAGAAGGCAAGATTGGCAACGCCGTGAGCGGCAAGGGCGAATGGCTTGTGGTCGAAGCCGACGAAAGCGACGGGACGCTCGTACGCTACGAACCCGAAATTGGGCTTATCCTGAACGTCGACAAGGACCACAAGGAAATGAGCGAGCTTCAGGAAATCTTCCTCAAGTTCAGCCACAACATCCTCGACAACGGGAAAATCCTCATCGTAAACGACGCGCACCCGCTTGCCAAGAAGTTCAGTGCGGGCCGCGAATTTGATTTTGGCTTCGAAAGCTACGTGGGCGTGCAGGGCACCGACTTCAAGTCTGTCGGCACCTCCATCCAGTTCCGCGTGCGCCACAAGGCCGAACTCGTGAAATTCATCGTGCCGCTTCCGGGTAAGCACAACATGGAAAATGCGCTCGCCGCGACGGCTGCCGCCTTGTTTACGGGAGTTTCCCTGCATACCTGTGCCGATGCTCTGGCCACTTTCCCCGGCGTGTTCCGCCGTCACCAGATTTTGGGGACGTTCAACGGGGTCACGCTCGTGGACGACTTCGCGCACAACCCTGCCAAGATTGCAGCCAGCATCAAGAGCGCCCAGGACTTTACCGATGGCCGCGTGATTGCCTGGTTCCAGCCGCACGGTTTCGGTCCTACGCGATTCCTGCGCAACGACCTTGTAGAATTCATCTCGAAGACGCTCCGTCCCAAAGATTTTGATGACGACCGCGACAACGACATGATGTTCTTTAGCGAAATCTACTATGCCGGCGGTACCGTTACCCGCGATATCAGTGCGGGCGACCTCGCCGACGACCTGTTGCTGAAGGGCTGTGAAGCCATCTACATCGAAAACCGCGATGAATGCGCCAAGAAAATGGTGGAATGTGCCCAGCCGGGCGACACGATTCTGCTGATGGGTGCACGTGACCCCAGTTTGCAGGCATTCGCTCAATCTGTCCAGAAACTCCTTGAATCACGATGA
- a CDS encoding IMP cyclohydrolase, with the protein MSEELVLKFVDPVPMRYGENSHQSAVFYRDPTCTEASLATAKQLWGKELSYNNIVDADAALEMAREFSDGNAVVIVKHMNPCGLATGETLREAMEAAWAGDPVSAFGSVIAVTRKVDLQTAEFLKGKFVEILLAPAFDDDALEFLKNKSKDIRLLEVGEIKKATHCKVYKHVIGGMLVQDRDVDTYEKFECVTKAQFPKNKEDLARFTWLVTKHTKSNAIVMGYEYKPGYFQVMGLGPGQPNRIDSNLRLCQPRVRDNVARLEEAKPFFDESGKLIDEAGLKALERKVFGEVVMGSDAFFPFPDNVEAAHDAGVRYIVQPGGSKKDDLSIEKCDEFGIAMVFTGMRHFRH; encoded by the coding sequence ATGTCCGAAGAACTCGTTTTGAAATTTGTCGATCCCGTGCCGATGCGCTACGGTGAAAACTCCCACCAGTCCGCTGTGTTCTACCGCGACCCGACCTGCACCGAAGCAAGCCTCGCCACCGCAAAGCAGCTCTGGGGCAAGGAACTTTCCTACAACAACATCGTCGACGCTGACGCTGCCCTCGAAATGGCCCGCGAATTCAGCGACGGCAACGCAGTCGTCATCGTGAAGCACATGAACCCCTGCGGACTCGCCACCGGCGAAACGCTCCGCGAAGCCATGGAAGCCGCCTGGGCAGGTGACCCGGTGTCGGCGTTCGGTTCCGTGATTGCCGTGACCCGCAAGGTCGACCTCCAGACGGCCGAGTTCCTCAAGGGCAAGTTCGTGGAAATTCTCCTCGCTCCGGCATTCGACGACGACGCTCTCGAATTCCTCAAGAACAAGTCCAAGGATATCCGCCTCCTCGAAGTCGGCGAAATCAAGAAGGCAACCCACTGCAAGGTGTACAAGCACGTCATCGGCGGCATGCTGGTGCAGGACCGCGACGTGGACACCTACGAAAAGTTTGAATGCGTAACGAAGGCCCAGTTCCCGAAGAACAAGGAAGACCTCGCCCGCTTTACTTGGCTCGTGACTAAGCACACCAAGTCTAACGCTATCGTGATGGGCTACGAATACAAGCCCGGTTACTTCCAGGTGATGGGCCTCGGCCCCGGCCAGCCCAACCGCATCGACTCGAACCTCCGCCTTTGCCAGCCGCGTGTCCGCGACAACGTCGCCCGTTTGGAAGAAGCCAAGCCGTTCTTCGACGAATCTGGCAAGCTCATTGACGAGGCCGGACTCAAGGCGCTGGAACGCAAGGTTTTCGGCGAAGTCGTGATGGGTTCCGACGCCTTCTTCCCGTTCCCGGACAACGTAGAAGCCGCCCACGACGCCGGTGTGCGCTACATTGTGCAGCCGGGTGGTTCCAAGAAGGACGACCTCTCTATCGAGAAGTGCGACGAATTCGGCATCGCGATGGTGTTCACCGGAATGAGGCACTTTAGGCACTAA
- a CDS encoding NifU family protein has translation MSEELCANLSQKVQETAKAPKYRGAIFQIEADEKGLALVDVKESSLKVYLMIDPDCDKILETRFFTYGGPIFTALADSFCKKIQMVTVDEACAITAESLELELRDTPDVRAIPENAPEIKQMNTLIKRILETYPEKKGTAILVREKMERIKYRTQTAEGRAEADAEWNALAKHEKIEKIEAWLHQSVRGMLQGDGGDVEILDLTEDNRLKIRYQGACAGCGSAMGGTLFYIEDELKNNVYYNLIVEPEDPLDNLPPNQMSDADRNLAGLDDNNPPPSLF, from the coding sequence ATGAGCGAAGAATTGTGTGCAAACCTCTCCCAGAAGGTGCAGGAGACCGCCAAGGCCCCCAAGTACCGTGGAGCCATTTTCCAAATTGAAGCTGACGAAAAGGGTCTCGCCCTCGTCGATGTGAAAGAATCAAGCCTCAAGGTCTACTTGATGATAGACCCGGACTGCGACAAGATTCTCGAGACGCGGTTCTTCACCTATGGTGGCCCGATATTCACCGCCCTCGCCGACTCGTTCTGCAAGAAGATCCAGATGGTGACGGTGGACGAGGCTTGCGCTATTACGGCCGAGAGCCTGGAACTTGAACTCCGCGATACTCCGGACGTGCGCGCCATCCCCGAAAACGCTCCCGAAATCAAGCAGATGAATACGCTCATCAAGCGCATCCTCGAGACTTACCCCGAAAAGAAGGGCACGGCCATCCTCGTGCGCGAAAAGATGGAACGCATCAAGTACCGCACGCAGACCGCAGAAGGTCGTGCCGAGGCGGACGCCGAGTGGAACGCCCTTGCGAAACACGAAAAAATCGAGAAAATTGAGGCCTGGCTGCACCAGTCCGTCCGTGGAATGCTTCAGGGCGACGGCGGCGATGTGGAAATCCTCGACCTTACGGAAGACAACCGGCTCAAGATCCGTTACCAGGGCGCATGTGCCGGTTGCGGTTCTGCCATGGGCGGCACGCTCTTCTACATCGAGGACGAACTCAAGAACAACGTGTACTACAACCTGATTGTGGAACCCGAAGACCCGCTCGACAACCTCCCGCCGAACCAAATGTCCGATGCCGACCGCAATCTGGCCGGGCTAGACGACAACAATCCGCCACCAAGTTTGTTCTAG
- the trmFO gene encoding methylenetetrahydrofolate--tRNA-(uracil(54)-C(5))-methyltransferase (FADH(2)-oxidizing) TrmFO: MSDLITQRGEALTSKPQRVRVIGGGLAGCEAALQLASRGFKVDLYEMRPVKQTPAHRDGHLAQLVCSNSFKALGITSAHGLLKQELTMLGSFLLDSAREAAVPAGDSLTVNRDIFSESVEKKIAECPNITLRREEVTSLEGDCPTLVAAGPLASDALADDIFKRLGGNRLHFFDAIAPVVEADSIDFDHAFYMNRWEKGETADFINCPLDKETYTEFVRKLCEAEAVEPRPFEKNELFEGCLPVEEMARRGYETLRHGPMRPIGLGLGNNGHLWYAVIQLRAENKQKTLFNMVGFQTRLKWGTQKEIFTMVPALRNAKFARLGCMHRNTFIESPKFLDATLRLRPDLPCSQGIPPTWFAGQITGSEGYTEAVATGWYAAWNMAQTLRHGVADPLPEESCIASLMNRLVEENENFQPMNFNFGLLPHKIEMKKKNKKEILAEEAKKAVLAWIDKRKSQF, translated from the coding sequence ATGAGCGACCTCATTACTCAAAGGGGCGAAGCCCTGACCTCAAAGCCACAACGTGTTCGTGTTATCGGTGGTGGTCTTGCTGGCTGCGAAGCAGCGCTGCAGTTGGCAAGCCGTGGTTTCAAGGTCGACCTGTACGAGATGCGCCCGGTCAAGCAGACTCCTGCCCACCGGGACGGCCATCTGGCCCAGCTCGTCTGTTCCAACAGTTTCAAGGCTTTGGGAATCACAAGTGCGCATGGGCTCCTGAAACAGGAACTCACGATGCTCGGCAGTTTCCTGCTGGATTCCGCACGCGAAGCGGCGGTACCCGCAGGCGATTCGCTCACAGTCAACCGCGATATCTTCAGCGAATCGGTCGAAAAGAAGATCGCGGAATGCCCCAACATCACCCTCCGCCGCGAAGAAGTCACAAGCCTCGAAGGCGACTGCCCTACCCTCGTGGCCGCAGGCCCTTTGGCCAGCGACGCCCTCGCCGACGACATCTTTAAACGCCTTGGCGGGAACCGCCTGCACTTTTTCGACGCCATCGCACCCGTTGTCGAAGCCGACAGCATCGACTTTGACCATGCGTTCTACATGAACCGCTGGGAGAAGGGCGAAACGGCCGACTTTATCAACTGCCCGCTTGACAAGGAAACCTACACGGAATTCGTCCGCAAACTCTGCGAAGCCGAAGCCGTGGAACCACGCCCCTTCGAAAAGAACGAACTGTTCGAAGGTTGCCTCCCTGTCGAGGAAATGGCACGCCGCGGTTACGAGACGCTCCGTCACGGCCCCATGCGCCCCATCGGACTCGGTTTAGGCAACAACGGGCACCTGTGGTATGCCGTCATCCAGCTCCGTGCCGAGAACAAGCAAAAGACCCTTTTCAACATGGTCGGTTTCCAGACGCGCCTGAAATGGGGCACGCAGAAAGAAATTTTCACGATGGTACCGGCCTTGCGCAATGCGAAATTCGCACGCCTCGGCTGCATGCACCGCAATACTTTCATCGAGTCGCCCAAGTTCCTGGACGCAACACTTCGCCTGCGCCCAGACCTCCCCTGTTCCCAAGGAATTCCCCCGACCTGGTTCGCTGGTCAGATTACCGGTTCCGAAGGTTATACCGAGGCCGTGGCGACCGGATGGTATGCCGCCTGGAACATGGCCCAGACGTTGCGTCACGGGGTGGCCGACCCGCTCCCCGAAGAAAGCTGCATCGCCTCTTTGATGAACCGTCTTGTCGAAGAAAACGAGAATTTCCAGCCAATGAACTTCAATTTCGGGCTTCTTCCCCATAAAATTGAGATGAAAAAGAAAAACAAGAAGGAAATCCTTGCAGAAGAGGCAAAAAAGGCCGTTTTGGCCTGGATTGACAAGCGAAAAAGTCAGTTTTAA
- a CDS encoding type I restriction enzyme HsdR N-terminal domain-containing protein gives MPHETLFDPIRKKDVPATPEEQVRQATIQFLLNEVKVPAHLIAVEFALSTIEPKTDDRVDIMVHNFREGAPLDKPWLLVECKAPGEYTWEALQVQLNKYLRILTPKYVMLALGDTVRYFKLDGKKFSKIEALPLY, from the coding sequence ATGCCCCACGAAACCTTATTCGACCCCATCCGCAAGAAGGATGTACCCGCCACACCCGAAGAACAAGTGCGCCAGGCGACTATCCAGTTCTTGCTGAACGAGGTCAAGGTACCTGCGCACTTGATTGCGGTGGAGTTTGCGCTTTCGACAATAGAGCCCAAGACGGACGACCGCGTGGATATAATGGTCCACAACTTCCGCGAGGGGGCCCCGCTCGACAAGCCGTGGCTGCTGGTGGAATGCAAGGCTCCCGGCGAATACACATGGGAAGCCCTACAAGTCCAGCTCAACAAGTACCTGAGGATTCTTACGCCCAAGTATGTGATGCTCGCGCTGGGGGATACCGTCCGCTATTTCAAACTTGACGGCAAAAAGTTTTCCAAAATAGAAGCCCTTCCATTATATTAG
- a CDS encoding superoxide dismutase, with protein MTEQKNGKFEMPALPYAGADLAPALSAETIEFHYGKHLQTYLNNLNAALPGSAFEGKSLEDIVKTAEGGVFNNAGQFLNHSMYFLQFAAPKADNAPTGKIADAIARDFGSFEKFQEEFQAKGAGLFGSGWVWLSTDASGKLVITQEGNAQNPLTKGLKPLLTFDVWEHAYYIDYRNRRPDYLKALWSIVNWDEINNRLG; from the coding sequence ATGACTGAACAGAAAAACGGAAAATTTGAAATGCCCGCCCTCCCGTACGCGGGCGCAGACCTGGCCCCGGCTCTGAGCGCGGAGACCATCGAGTTCCACTACGGAAAGCACCTGCAGACCTACCTCAACAACCTGAACGCGGCCCTCCCGGGTAGCGCCTTCGAAGGCAAGTCGCTCGAAGACATCGTGAAGACTGCTGAAGGCGGCGTTTTCAATAATGCGGGCCAGTTCCTGAACCACTCCATGTACTTCTTGCAGTTTGCCGCCCCGAAGGCTGACAACGCCCCGACGGGTAAGATTGCGGATGCCATCGCTCGCGACTTCGGCTCCTTCGAGAAGTTTCAGGAAGAATTCCAGGCGAAAGGTGCTGGCCTCTTCGGTTCCGGCTGGGTCTGGCTCTCCACCGATGCATCGGGCAAACTCGTGATTACGCAGGAAGGCAACGCCCAGAATCCGCTCACCAAGGGCCTCAAGCCGCTGTTGACCTTCGACGTGTGGGAACACGCCTACTACATTGACTACCGCAACCGCCGTCCGGATTACCTCAAGGCGCTGTGGAGTATCGTCAATTGGGACGAAATCAATAACCGTCTTGGCTAA
- a CDS encoding DUF748 domain-containing protein — translation MKKAIKIILISLVALIVLVLAALKFAPGFIKDYVVAHSEEFIGRKMAIESVSLNPFTFTVNVDKFALLEQDGTTPFVSFDKFRINVDPLKIVTRTAAVSEIYMKGLFVHVTQNGDKFNFSDILDFLAKADSTSPDTVAVDTAASDTGMVNAAEIAKGLPVSISVKNIVFENGNIIYEDTKIGSKIHIKDFGIAIPAVYLSNKQTDVGVSLKFADGGDLNVKVSVNAATNDFNVNVGLKDFALACGKPYLNDFIAYKDFSGSVSTDISVAGNLNDVLSSNVGGIVSVDNVVLTETSGKTIGVKHVGVGIGKANLNENTFIIDSVIVDGAYAHMDMYKDGKTNIDVLLAPLNKKSAAPADSSAPDTTAKAEEAKPEPAKKMVAKVGKLYVHNTKVSANDQTLTKPFNYTVSGITVNGSNINFDTPCTVNVTASFPEGGSVSVKYKGALSDIGTMDAYISVKNLALKHFSNYSLHYTGYPISAGTMAFASENKIQDFNLESKNTIDIYNIDVGDKDNSVNPEFTVPMKVGLYILKDKNDKIQFDIPVKGNMKDPEFSVLKIIWKTVMNLIIKVAVSPLKVVGNVATTGAGMVGLDLGNNDEILIDVKSATFTSEQYAKASKMTEVLANDPKLKLIFTQYYNPNRAAKRNKQHMLKTEFYKQSQGKQTLNELDERAILEIKDSDEAFKAYANEHAADIDEKKLKTELATLASKRDEDLLKVLMQQNGVTKKNIKVLTAPAGELSGYKGKAMYKVTVDVQ, via the coding sequence ATGAAAAAAGCTATTAAGATTATCCTGATTTCCCTTGTCGCCTTGATTGTCCTCGTTCTCGCGGCCCTCAAATTCGCCCCGGGATTCATCAAGGATTACGTAGTAGCCCATTCCGAAGAGTTTATCGGTCGAAAAATGGCGATTGAGAGCGTAAGCCTCAATCCGTTCACGTTTACCGTGAATGTCGACAAATTTGCCTTGCTGGAGCAGGACGGAACAACGCCTTTTGTCTCCTTTGACAAGTTCCGCATCAATGTGGACCCGCTCAAGATTGTGACCAGGACGGCCGCTGTCAGCGAAATCTACATGAAAGGTCTCTTTGTGCATGTCACGCAAAATGGGGACAAGTTCAACTTCAGCGATATCTTGGATTTTCTCGCCAAAGCGGACTCAACCTCCCCCGACACGGTCGCCGTTGACACGGCTGCATCCGATACCGGCATGGTCAACGCCGCCGAAATCGCGAAAGGCCTCCCGGTCAGCATTTCCGTCAAGAATATCGTGTTCGAGAACGGCAACATTATATATGAAGACACGAAAATCGGCTCTAAAATTCATATCAAGGATTTCGGCATCGCCATCCCGGCTGTCTACCTGAGCAATAAACAGACCGACGTAGGCGTGAGCCTCAAGTTTGCCGACGGCGGCGATTTGAACGTCAAAGTGTCCGTCAATGCGGCGACGAACGATTTCAACGTGAACGTGGGCCTCAAGGACTTCGCACTGGCCTGTGGCAAGCCCTATCTGAACGACTTTATCGCTTACAAGGACTTCAGTGGTAGCGTATCCACCGACATTTCTGTCGCGGGCAACCTTAACGACGTGCTTTCAAGCAACGTGGGCGGCATCGTTTCCGTAGACAACGTTGTTTTGACCGAAACAAGCGGCAAGACTATCGGAGTTAAGCATGTCGGTGTCGGCATCGGCAAGGCGAACTTGAACGAGAATACGTTCATCATTGACTCGGTGATTGTTGACGGGGCCTACGCCCACATGGACATGTACAAGGACGGCAAGACAAACATCGACGTGCTGCTTGCCCCGCTGAACAAAAAGTCCGCCGCTCCGGCTGACAGTAGCGCCCCTGACACCACGGCCAAGGCCGAGGAAGCGAAGCCTGAACCAGCCAAGAAGATGGTCGCCAAGGTCGGCAAGCTCTACGTCCACAACACCAAGGTCAGCGCAAACGACCAGACTCTCACGAAGCCGTTCAACTACACGGTGAGCGGCATTACGGTGAATGGCTCGAACATCAATTTCGACACCCCGTGCACCGTAAACGTCACAGCATCGTTCCCCGAAGGTGGCAGCGTCTCGGTCAAGTACAAAGGTGCTTTGAGCGACATCGGCACAATGGACGCCTACATCAGCGTGAAGAACCTCGCCCTGAAGCACTTCAGCAACTACAGCCTCCACTACACTGGCTACCCCATCAGCGCTGGCACGATGGCCTTCGCGAGCGAGAACAAGATTCAGGACTTCAACCTGGAAAGCAAGAACACCATCGACATCTACAATATTGACGTCGGTGACAAAGACAATTCTGTCAATCCGGAATTCACAGTCCCGATGAAGGTCGGCCTTTACATCCTTAAAGACAAGAACGACAAGATCCAGTTCGATATCCCGGTCAAGGGCAACATGAAGGACCCGGAGTTCTCTGTGCTGAAGATTATCTGGAAGACCGTGATGAACCTGATTATCAAGGTCGCGGTATCCCCGCTGAAGGTTGTGGGCAATGTCGCCACGACAGGTGCCGGCATGGTCGGTCTTGACCTCGGCAATAACGACGAAATTCTCATCGATGTCAAGAGTGCGACCTTCACGAGCGAGCAATACGCCAAGGCTTCCAAGATGACCGAGGTCCTGGCCAACGACCCGAAGCTCAAGCTCATCTTTACGCAGTACTACAACCCGAACAGGGCTGCAAAGAGGAACAAGCAGCACATGCTCAAGACAGAGTTCTACAAGCAGTCGCAGGGCAAGCAGACGCTGAACGAACTTGACGAACGTGCTATCCTCGAAATCAAGGACAGCGACGAAGCCTTCAAGGCCTACGCCAATGAACATGCCGCAGATATTGATGAGAAAAAACTGAAAACCGAACTGGCCACACTCGCAAGCAAGCGCGACGAAGACTTGCTCAAAGTGCTGATGCAGCAAAACGGCGTCACCAAGAAGAACATCAAGGTCCTTACCGCTCCGGCAGGCGAACTCTCCGGGTATAAAGGCAAGGCGATGTATAAGGTGACCGTGGATGTGCAGTAG
- a CDS encoding TrpB-like pyridoxal phosphate-dependent enzyme, with translation MRNSLKLDGPVKTYLEENELPKAWYNVRADMKKKPAPLLNPGTGKPVTFEDLQPVFCDELIKQELDNDTRFFEIPEDILTFYKMYRPSPLVRAYFLEQALGTPAHIYYKFEGNNTSGSHKLNSAIAQAYYAKKQGLKGVTTETGAGQWGTALSMASAFFGIDCQVYMVKVSYEQKPFRREVMRTYGASVTPSPSMTTEIGKKINAEFPGTTGSLGCAISEAVEAAVKQPGYRYVLGSVLNQVLLHQSVIGLETKAALDKIGVKADLIIGCAGGGSNLGGLISPFVGEKLRGEADYDILAVEPASCPSFTRGKYAYDFCDTGKVCPLAKMYTLGSSFIPSANHAGGLRYHGMSSILSELYDQGLMRATSVEQTKVFEAAKLFAQTEGILPAPESSHAIRATIDEALKCKENGQAKNIVFGLTGTGYFDMVAYQKFNDGEMNDYIPTDEDIAKSLAQLPKVEG, from the coding sequence ATGAGAAACTCTCTCAAACTCGACGGCCCGGTCAAGACTTACCTCGAAGAAAACGAACTCCCGAAGGCATGGTACAACGTACGTGCCGACATGAAGAAAAAGCCCGCACCGCTCCTGAACCCGGGTACCGGCAAGCCCGTGACTTTCGAAGACCTGCAGCCCGTGTTCTGCGACGAGCTCATCAAGCAGGAACTCGACAACGACACCCGCTTCTTCGAAATTCCCGAAGACATTCTCACGTTCTACAAGATGTACCGTCCGTCGCCGCTGGTCCGCGCCTACTTCCTCGAACAGGCCCTCGGCACTCCGGCCCACATCTACTACAAGTTCGAAGGCAACAACACCTCGGGTTCCCACAAGCTCAACTCCGCCATCGCCCAGGCCTACTACGCCAAGAAGCAAGGCCTCAAGGGTGTGACCACCGAAACGGGTGCAGGCCAGTGGGGCACCGCCCTCTCGATGGCATCGGCCTTCTTCGGCATTGACTGCCAGGTCTATATGGTGAAGGTTTCTTACGAGCAGAAGCCGTTCCGCCGCGAAGTCATGCGCACCTACGGTGCAAGCGTCACCCCGTCCCCGTCCATGACCACCGAAATCGGCAAGAAGATCAACGCCGAATTCCCGGGCACCACGGGTAGCCTCGGCTGCGCCATTTCCGAAGCCGTTGAAGCCGCCGTGAAGCAGCCGGGTTACCGCTACGTTCTCGGTTCCGTGCTGAACCAGGTGCTGCTGCACCAGTCCGTCATCGGTCTCGAGACGAAGGCCGCCCTCGACAAGATCGGCGTGAAGGCCGACCTCATCATCGGTTGCGCCGGCGGTGGTTCCAACCTCGGTGGCCTTATCAGCCCGTTCGTCGGTGAAAAGCTCCGTGGCGAAGCCGACTACGACATTCTCGCCGTGGAACCGGCAAGCTGCCCGAGCTTCACCCGCGGTAAGTACGCCTACGACTTCTGCGATACCGGCAAGGTCTGCCCGCTCGCCAAGATGTACACGCTGGGCTCCAGTTTCATCCCGTCTGCCAACCACGCCGGTGGCCTCCGCTACCACGGCATGAGCAGCATCCTCTCTGAACTCTACGATCAGGGCCTGATGCGTGCAACGTCCGTGGAACAGACCAAGGTGTTCGAAGCCGCCAAGCTCTTCGCCCAGACCGAAGGCATCCTCCCGGCTCCGGAATCCAGCCACGCCATCCGCGCGACGATCGACGAAGCCCTCAAGTGCAAGGAAAACGGCCAGGCCAAGAACATCGTGTTCGGCCTCACCGGCACAGGTTACTTCGACATGGTCGCCTACCAGAAGTTCAACGACGGCGAAATGAACGACTACATCCCGACGGATGAAGACATCGCGAAGAGCCTCGCCCAGCTTCCGAAGGTTGAGGGTTAA